The Pleuronectes platessa chromosome 11, fPlePla1.1, whole genome shotgun sequence DNA segment CTACTTCATGGTCGGCGCCTCTGCCCTCTGTATCATCCTGAACATCTGCGAGATGGTCTACCTCATCTCCAAGCGCATCGCTGCGTGCACAAAGAAGATAAAGAGGCGCAGCCGCAACATACCCGTGCAACATGACGACTACAGCGACGACCCCTTCAACAACTGCAGCCAGCCGATGTCGAGGGCGGACAAGAAGGACAACCCTCCGTCCTTCAAGACTGCGCTCAAGTCTTCGCATATACCTTCCATGTTGAAACTGGAAGAGAAGATACGGGCGTCTGCTCCCAACCTGTCCATCGCTTCGTAATCCTGAATCAGGACAAGCTAGGTGGTGTTTGGGGACGAGAACCTAATGAAAAACCTCCCCAAAAAAATGTAAGGACTCAGAGCTACGAGCAAAACTACAGTACGAGTTAGACTCCTGAAGCTGAGTCATCACAACTGGATTCATCCTGTGGGCCCCTGTGTCCACATCTAGAGACTCTTTAAGAGCATGAACTTTGGTTTCCAAGTCAACATCCACAATATTTACAGGTCATGTATGTGTTCACGATACGTGAGGTTTCtttttgaatacaataaatgacCTTTCCAGCTTCACCGTTTCACCCTCTCTCAGAACTAATTTCACTCAGTTTGTCTTGGGATGGGAGTTTTGACACAGGAAGGAAAGAAGCCATCAGCCTGTGCGAGCAGCTGAAGGACACACCTGGCTGAGGTATTCACCCTCCATTGTCCACAGTGGTGTGTCAGGGTGCTCTGTTGTCACTGGCATATTCCGGTTATAtctcttattttattaaaactcaGATCATGGCTTCACATGACAGGTTCCGTGTCGTGATGATCTCAGGTGCGGAGTCCTACAGTTATGGCTCAGTAATACTTGAAGATTTGCAAACTGGCCCAAAATGATGCATTTAATCTCTCGGACCAGATTAATGACAGCAACAAAATCTAAATATCTTTATCTTTGTCTTTACATCCTCTGCAGACATAAGCTCAGAGCTCTCAGGTTTATGCAGCGACAGCCACACGTTGCTGGGCCTGCTGATATCCTTGTACACAAcctggcctcatgagaccactGTTGATTTAAATGAGGTGAAAGGAATGCTGCTGTTTAACTCTGTTGCTGGAGCTGGAACACAGTGGCGGAGGTAGGGGGCAGCTCCGCTCACTGAACCAGGACACGATTTTGTGAGTCAACAGTCGTCAAATCTGTGCACAAGAGCTGGAAATGTACTTCATGCACTTATTatcaatgttgttgttttttataaaattgaataaattaagtttaaatgtaataaatgtgtCTTTCTGTTTTGAGCTACACCAGTAAGTGGTGCTTTTATGGATTTGTATGTCCAAAATATTTGCTTTTAGAAAAattgtttcagatttttcatCAGAAAACAGCTAGATTTCTAGAGAACTTAACATTCTATCTTAATACAAAAACATAGCACAAATTCACTTTTACTCCCCGGATTCTATCAGATCAGGACTAAGGAGCTGAATGTTTCCATTGCTTTTGACTCATGACTAAATTCCTTGCCACACCAATTAGCCTTTAATCATTTCAAATTGCTGTGAATCATCGTGAGAAGTtactcctccgtctctcctccgTGTGCAGAGGCCAGGAGGAAGAACGTCACTCCGCCTGTCAGACCCGTCAGTCAAGTTCCTCTGAGGTGCGGCAAAGAAAagttttttgtttagtttgaatCATTTCCATAACACACTATCAAATCACTATGGAATCTGTAAGACTTAAGACTCTCTCTATGGTTCCTTATATGGTCAACAATGGCTTTGAatccattttaagttttccCCCGTCCATTTTTCGTcagtttgtttgtaaataagGTTACCCGGAAATACAAAGGACAGACTTCCATTAAACTTAGTGGAAGGTGTCAGGGGAAAAACCCATAACATTTACTTGCGGATCCAGGAACTtattaacattgcgagataagGCTTTTTCAACATCTTCGAATTTTTCTCGAGGATAATTCATGGATCGTGATGGGAAAAAAATTCGGCACATTTAGGAAACTGATTTCGGGTACTGGCGAAGGTACCAAACATCAGTCTTAATCTTATCCACTGAGAATGTgtagattaaaacattttgaaaaaaatacatcagtGACAAGTTaatgaaatatgtttattttcaaaaatcACAATCTAGTTGCATATGTAcaggcttttcaaaataaatacttaaacaCATTAAAGTAACTAGTGATCCTGCATACGTAAAACAAACAGTGGAGTAGTGCACAGTCCCGTTGTTtcacaaatcaacacaatgCCCAGATTCATTAGGACAGATGCTTCCACAGATTCTCCTGAGATCGATCATTGATCTGATGATGGTCACAGCAGATACAGAATGATCAAAAATCAAAACCACACTTCTGTCTTTTCTGACGCCAACAGTGAGTTTATCCATTAATGGGacacatttcctgtttgttaTATTATTATCCCTATTTAACTTTATCTAACCCACTGCTCCATTGATGTGAGCAAAAAAGGCATGGCTTTTGAAAGGTAGCTTGTGTATGATTAGACTTTACATAAGGCACTGTTCCATCGATGCTTTCATGTAGCGATTATCTAATCAAGTATTTCCTTTTGAAACGGAGAGTGGGGGCAGGTACATTCAAACATCGAAAGAATATCTTCACACAAACCAAAattaaagaggagagaagggaaCGTATAGAGGACGACGGCTCCAGGCTACATGGTCAGATGTTTGTGCAGTTTGTGTAAGAGCGCGTGGTCGGGCTGTCGTCTACAGTTTGCACGTGGCCTGTGCCACTTTGGAGCTGGTCTTTCTGTTGAGGCTTCGACAGATGAAAGCTCCGGCCGATATCACCTTGGAGAGGTCCACGCCCTGGGGTGAGGACAGAAAGTCAGACGATCAAGATTCAAGCATTGTTGAACACAATAAATAGACATGCTAACTAAATTAtgatgaaacaaaaacacaagagctGCTGTTACATCTGTAACCTCCACTACACAGGAACAAAAGGACAGTGGGAGCTAAAGGTCATGTTCACAACTGGTATCAACATCCTTCCAGAGAAATCTAATTACAAATGCACAGCTCAAAGTTCGTCAGTTTACACCTTGAATTAAAAAGGTGTCCTGTGATCGGATCTTGCTTCACtgtatatacaaataaataaatatttattttgttgggACAGTTAAAAGAATGGAACCATGTGGGTCCCAGACCATCTCCAAATAAATTCTGAGTGATCGGATCTCAAGACGCATTGAGGGCACATGTGGGTGCGTTCACACCTGTACACTACACTGAGCGCTCAGGACAGATCTGAACAGGgtcaaagagaaaacaaaaagtggCGTTTTACGGTTTGAATCCCGAGTCCATGCAGCATATAGACGACATCTTCCGTAGCAACATTCCCAGAAGCCCCCTGGGCATAGGGACAGCCGCCCAGTCCAGCTACTGATGAGTCGACCACACTGATTCCCATCTGTAAAACAGAGACAATATTTACTCGATCTATTAACTAATCATCACCTTCAAATCATGACATCAACTTCGTTCATAAAATCTTCTGGCGTGAATTAACAGAAACACTTCTGACCTGTAGGGCAACAAGGATGTTAGCCAGGGCCTGGCCGTAGGTATCGTGGCAGTGGACTGCCAGCGCGCTGACTGGCACCTCCTTTGTCACTGCTGTTAACATCTGAGTCATGCTACCTGGAGTCCCCACTCCAATGGTGTCGCCCAGGGAGATCTCATAGCAGCCCATGGCATACAGACGCTTCGCTACCTGCAAGACGGAGAAGCTTGAGTTATGTGGTTATTATATTTGGGTTCTTgtcaaaacataataaaaaaagatttgacatAATGTGAACATATATTAGGTGAGAACTCACATGTGCAACTTTTTCAGGTGCCACTTTGCCCTCATACGGGCATCCAAGAACACACGACACGTATCTGTGAAGACAAGAAAAACGTGGATGGGACTTGTGTGAGAATTAAACTGAGATCACAATGATTTAATGGGTTGTTAACAACTAAGCGCAAGTCTGCGCGCCTACCCTCGAACTGGCACACCAGCCTCTTTAGCTGCTTTCATAACCTCGTCAAAGCGCTGTAAACTCTCCTCCACGGTGCAGTTTATGTTCTTCTTGCTGAAAAGCTCGGATGCCGCGCCAAATATGgcgacctctgcagctcctgcctTCACCTGTGGTATGTGAGAGTAAGGAAAAGGGAAGATTGAGGGAAAGGTAACTTCAGTTGTGACCTTTTAGAATTTGTTCCTAACAGTATAAGAAGCAGGATATAATCTATTCCTCTGTAACTTTAGCCCCTAACACCCACCAACATGGGTTTAGTCTGCCATGGGAAGGGATACAATCAGCGTTAAATCCCAAGTGACGTGATAGAAACGTGACACCTGAGTGACCgtgttattttcttcttctttagttAGATGCTGATACTGCACCTTTTAGCCATGAAGTAGTGACGTGCATTGAACTTCCAGGTGCTGGCGCATATTAACACATGAAAATATTGTTTGTTACATCTTGGGAACAACATGCTCAGGACATCATGACTCactgaggggggaaaaaaaatatttgtacatAAGGAGCCAAACTTTCCACAGAAACATCCTAATGACggacagaaaaaataaatattgacatAGAAGATTTAAACTATAGTAGTATTTACTCCAAACAAACTGAGTTATGTTAATAACGTTGTTCAAACGTGTTTTCGGTACGACGGGTTTGGCTCCAGGTAGGGCTGGCCGATAACACGATATTGATTATCACGATGTAACTTACCCTTGAAAGAAATTTAAGACCCGTCAATAAAACTTTGATAGAACTCATCCCGTCCATGTTTTGAGAGCCAATGTAAAAAAAGCATAGTATTGTACAGACAGAGTCCATGTGTTAATGTTTGGGCTCCTGCAGGGAGGTGGACGACACTGCATCGATGCAGTGACTGAACATGATCATGTTTTCAGCTGGTTTCCACCGCTGAATAATTATAACAACACTGTTTCAGGACAGACGCTCATTAAAGGTCCACTCTTCCGGTTTCAGAGTCTCATGTTGGAGCTTCCTCATCACTCCCCCTCTGACCTGTGctcactttaacaataaacaccatcactgatcaaCAAACCTCCGTTTCACCCTCTATCAGAACAAATCAGTAAAGAACGTGCCTTTGGCCTGTGTGTAGGGTTGCAGGACACACCTGGCTGAGGTATTCACCCTCCCTGCCATTGTCGTCAGTGTTGTTTCAGGGTGCTCTGTTTCACTGGCATATACCGGTGATatcttttattataataaaactcTCGGTTTCTGGCACATCTGGGTCATCAAACATGactcacagagaaaaaaaaacataaagacaaTCGCCTTTTTTAAAAGTGATTATGGTGTAAAAGAAGCATATTAGTGAAGTGTGTTGGCATGTTTCAGTTGACACTCACAGCAGCATGGAAGCCCTTGAGGTTGGGGGTAAGGACTGGATACGACACCCCAGGTTTCCTAACAATccccttcatcacctccacctGATCTGCCATCTGCCATTAAAACACAGAAACCAATTAGCACAGAGGGCACACGCCCCATTCATGGCCTAAAGCTGGAGTTCCTGCCCTGCCGTCTTTGGGTGGGGCACTTTGCATGTGGATCGCTCTGGGACACCAGTCTCACCTGTGGCACCCACTTTGGGGACACGAAGCTGGTGGCCTCGATGACCGGCAGCCCGCACTCGGACAACAAGTCAATCAGGTGGATTTTGGTCTCTGTTGGCACGATGGTCTGAGAGTGGGAACAGTGGAACAACAACAATTAGGAACACCGGAGCATGCCTGGAATTGTTCCGGTTGCACAACACGTGACCTGTGCAACTGGTTTACCTCAGCGCAACAGGAAGAAGCTGCGTTGAGTCATTACCAAGCTAAGTCAACAATAAGGTTTAGAATGTTACCTTCTCATTCTGAAGACCGTCCCTGGGTCCCACCTCCACTATTTTCACCTTCTCTGGAAGAACTTGACACGCTTTAACAccagcctacacacacacaacagacacacaaacaaacaaagaccttatttatatatatatatatatgtggtaTATTAGCCAGTTAGCACCAGCCCGTGTTAGCTAAGTGAACCGCAGTTgtcaccaccagcagcaggatgaatAGACACACCAGCACCTGCCGGGTAAAGTAAAACACTGCGGCACTCTCTGACCTTCGCTGCGGAGCTGAACGTCAGGTACTGTTGTCCCATCGCCGAACCAATCTTGCTTCTGTTGATGAGGCGCAGAACGGTCGCCATGTTGGTCCAGCCTCCAGAGGACGTCACCTCTTCCTCAGCGGAGCCTCGCAGTCCTCACACAGCTCACACAAGGGCGACCTCTATTGGCCGGGTATGAAAACTGCTTTTTGAACTAGAGTGACACCCGCTAGAATACATTGCTCAACTAACTGtgtccttatgaaaccacattaaaatcaactagatccagatttgtatctttatttaatacacacactcataaatattgaATGATTTTCTTAATCGAGCTGTTAATTATTCTCTGATGTGGAAAGATGCCCGGTCTCACTACGTTAAAGAAGAGACAAATATatcctggatctgtcccctgatccagatccatattgaaattgaatagATTCTTCCTTGGGTTGTACCACTGCACAAATTTTTAACCGATCAGTTCAGTAATTTTTGCCTAAGCCTGCAAACTAACACACAGACGAAAATATAACCTCATCGATGGAGGTATTTTGGTATTGTTTACGACTTATGTAAACCAAATCAGACCtcagaaatgtatttaaatttaattttgtattaagtCAGTATTTATTAATTACTCCCAGTAAaccctgaaactgaagcagctacGTGCAAATCAGACTATTCATTTTTTCATCCATCTTTTCTTATTGGGACCTATTTAAATGTCTACTGTGAAAAAGGGTCACAGCTGCCACGTGACTACATTCACCTGGGAGCAGATACATACTGTGTAATCACAAAGAGATGCTGCATCAAGGTGTGGTTCCTTAAAGGTGTGGTTTCTAAACCCCAGCACTTTTAAAGCCAGACAGGATGGGATGTAGACGAACAAGTTACAATAGCCTCTACAGGACTTTACTAGAGAGAATGTTTAGGTGGTGGAAGGTAGAGGAAACAGGTTTTGAAGTCAATTCCAATAATGATGCAAATGTATAATCTCAACATTTGTGTAATCTTATCCATTGCACCATagaaaggtaaaaaaataatGAGCTGTAAAGGGTCAGCATCAACATACAGCTGCTTTTATCACCAATTAAATGAGAGTACAAAATAGTTTGTactgtatttattaaaaacagtAATAAAACGTAACTCAAGTGTTGATAGCTCTGATATAATTTACATTTGTGCCATGTAATCATATTCCTAACattcatttcaatatttatctTATTATTAATGGCAAATGCAAAGCAGCAGGTTATTTGACCCGGCACTATTTCTCTTACTCATGAAGATGAACAAACCAGatgcaaaaatgtataaaaatatctttaatgtgtcaaaagtaaaaaacaaacaaaaaataaataaattataattggCGTTATATCATAGTGTATATAATAATCAAACATAATCATAAAAACCACTGCAATCGTGAgacatggaaaagaaaaaatgcaACTTTCCCCCTCAGGCAGTAGAGAAATAATAGTCACTGTTCAGTCACTTTGTTTCGCTTAAACACCAGATATCAAAGTTCAGTCCCAGAAAAGTACAAAGGTGTTTGTTCTTCCATGCATTTGACAAAAAAACTTGTCTTTGAGATAGTTATACAAATATAACTGACGCACACGACACACCAATATGCATGCTTTGGATAGTGCATATCTTTATGAAGCTTCACAAAAAGCATTCCATTTTGTCACAAAGGTCCACAATCCCATTCAAAGTAAAGATTAACCGGCTGCATTCAACCATAGGCTGCAAATAAAGATGTAGGACGTGTCTACACTTCCTCGGTCTATCCAGAATCAAAGCCAAAATATTCTGGATACATAGGCTGCCATCTTGCGCATGTGGAATCTGAATCAGAATTCAGAAAAATACACGGTTTCTCCAAAACACGTGCTAagtcagtcttagctgtcaatcatgacattacatcctgtttttatataattatatgtctaattaaaacaaatcttatCAGTATTATAATAACTAACGAAAAtgtcagaaaccatctttgagaaagaaaaaaaattgacctTTTTATCTTGCCTACAGCCGCTCCATTAACAGGAGGGATTTATGAtctattctgcagccagccaccaggaggcaatCAAAATCACTTTTGGCCTCGTCTCATCAATTTTTAGATACCGTCTATGTATTCAACTAATAGACAAAGAACACAtcataaatgtgtgtatttacatcAGTGGATCAGTTCTTTTATGCATAAATTCTATTGCATGGATttcatacacccacacacacgcacacacacacacatgaatacacacacactttggtcccatttcactgcagctcctcatcACTGTCGTCCACTTGCTGGATGATGAGGTCGGCCCCCGAGTCCTCAGCCaggtcgtcgtcgtcgtcgtcgtccgTTACCATCCAGCTCCGCTtgctgtccccctcctcctccccgtccACGCCCAGCAGCAGGGCCGGCTCGTCGTCTGCCTCCTCCAGACCGTCCATGGGGATGTTGTCACAGCCCACTTCCTCGATGCACGCGGTGCACATGCGGTAGCGTCGCGAGCCCTCGCACACCACATGTCCCGTCTCCTCCGTGACCTGACACTTGCACTTCCTGCACACCAGCTTCCTGGCTTGATGGATCTgtggagaacaatgtgtttaATGCATGTGTGTTACATTACAGCTTGTGTTACTGTAGCTCTGTGCAGTGGCTTCACTTCCTGGTTGTACTTGCACCCACCGTCTCGAAATGGCTGCGGAGGTGCTCCAGGCGGGTGAAGCGTTTATTGCAGGCCTGACAGGGGTACGGCCTCTCCCCAGTGTGACAACGCAAGTGGCGCTTCAGGTCGGCCTTCCTCTTCACAGTGTGGGTGCAAAAGGGGCATTTGAAGCGCATCATGTGGTTGGAGTCTGCAATGAGGAAGTGAAGCTGTTCACACAACTGTTATTTGTTCCCCAATGAATCACTGTCTACAGGAGTGGTTTTGTTTCAGGGTCACACTCGTGCATTTCTGCTACTGATGTAATTCTGGAAAAGGTAAAAACATGACTGATTCTCCATTTTATTGACCGATTGCACAACTCACCTCTATTAAAGTGTCCAATAACACTGACAATCTGTGGTAGGGTTGCGTACAGCTCCTCGGCCTTTTCAGCCTTTTTTGTCCTCGCCTCCTCAAGGTCCAACTCTTCGGGTTGATGAGAGCGGTTGCTGTTGGGCACCCTCCTCTTGGTTCCTCCTTTACCTCTCCGGCGCTCTGATCTGGGCAATGTGTACAGAGGGTCCTGCGGGTCCTGTAGGTCCTCAGCCTCTACACTGAGCTCATTAGCAGGGCTGCTTGGGTTTGTCTTTATAGTTGAGGCTGAGGAGTCTAAGTCTGGATCCTTCCCAATGAA contains these protein-coding regions:
- the hmgcl gene encoding hydroxymethylglutaryl-CoA lyase, mitochondrial, which translates into the protein MATVLRLINRSKIGSAMGQQYLTFSSAAKAGVKACQVLPEKVKIVEVGPRDGLQNEKTIVPTETKIHLIDLLSECGLPVIEATSFVSPKWVPQMADQVEVMKGIVRKPGVSYPVLTPNLKGFHAAVKAGAAEVAIFGAASELFSKKNINCTVEESLQRFDEVMKAAKEAGVPVRGYVSCVLGCPYEGKVAPEKVAHVAKRLYAMGCYEISLGDTIGVGTPGSMTQMLTAVTKEVPVSALAVHCHDTYGQALANILVALQMGISVVDSSVAGLGGCPYAQGASGNVATEDVVYMLHGLGIQTGVDLSKVISAGAFICRSLNRKTSSKVAQATCKL
- the zbtb8a gene encoding zinc finger and BTB domain-containing protein 8A; amino-acid sequence: MDMVADLGASRLYRAPGESSHQQPQRWFNTADITVAHQSNLLKQLNQQRRQELFCDCSVLVEGQLFRAHRNVLFASSGYFRMLLSQGPDGLSDPVISATFDVFSPETFTVILDFIYSGQLDLSSHNVIEVMSAASYLQMNKVISYCKNFIKSSLDISMKDEDSDRCLSLSETCSFTSGAGEETPEQQQQGPCSVSPPPALWTRDNSRSQSSFIGKDPDLDSSASTIKTNPSSPANELSVEAEDLQDPQDPLYTLPRSERRRGKGGTKRRVPNSNRSHQPEELDLEEARTKKAEKAEELYATLPQIVSVIGHFNRDSNHMMRFKCPFCTHTVKRKADLKRHLRCHTGERPYPCQACNKRFTRLEHLRSHFETIHQARKLVCRKCKCQVTEETGHVVCEGSRRYRMCTACIEEVGCDNIPMDGLEEADDEPALLLGVDGEEEGDSKRSWMVTDDDDDDDLAEDSGADLIIQQVDDSDEELQ